In Streptomyces sp. NBC_00483, a single window of DNA contains:
- a CDS encoding WXG100 family type VII secretion target → MAGQFNVTHEEMVAFSGRISQVNESIQGEIQRLQTVVDSITSGWRGQAATAYNNLQSQVNEDATALNRVLNEIKEAIDSTASNYQTSEDEQAASISHVSSGAEASPFG, encoded by the coding sequence ATGGCCGGTCAATTTAATGTGACGCACGAGGAGATGGTCGCGTTCAGCGGCCGTATCTCCCAGGTGAACGAGTCCATCCAGGGTGAGATCCAGCGACTGCAGACGGTGGTCGACTCGATCACCTCTGGCTGGAGGGGCCAGGCGGCCACTGCGTACAACAACCTGCAGAGCCAGGTGAACGAGGACGCCACCGCCCTCAACCGCGTGCTCAATGAGATCAAGGAAGCGATCGACTCGACGGCGTCGAACTACCAGACGTCCGAGGACGAGCAGGCTGCGTCGATCTCGCACGTCTCGTCGGGCGCCGAGGCCTCTCCCTTCGGATGA
- a CDS encoding WXG100 family type VII secretion target, producing MAGFGSGSFDVDPAVLKEQGTSFGELGKSFKTAAKELKSALESAEGDWGEDIIGTFNDIYEPVREGMMTSMEHLADELDKIGGNLKVMGTQYEVTEDDQAQIMIGQQSNCPGLGMQF from the coding sequence ATGGCAGGTTTCGGCTCAGGCAGCTTCGACGTCGACCCGGCGGTGCTCAAGGAACAGGGGACCTCCTTCGGCGAGTTGGGGAAGTCCTTCAAGACCGCCGCCAAGGAGCTGAAGTCCGCACTCGAGAGCGCCGAGGGCGACTGGGGCGAGGACATCATCGGGACCTTCAACGACATCTACGAGCCGGTGCGCGAAGGCATGATGACGTCGATGGAGCACCTCGCCGACGAGCTCGACAAGATCGGCGGCAACTTGAAGGTCATGGGCACCCAGTACGAGGTGACCGAGGACGACCAGGCCCAGATCATGATCGGGCAGCAGTCGAACTGTCCCGGCCTCGGCATGCAGTTCTGA
- a CDS encoding type VII secretion target, translating into MADIDINAARVRATAHDTESLARQTAKRLGHALDTSDEVPASHHGHGWQSPAELKACARKWEDHMVSLAKRMGELSDKLRDSADSYDRADAEAEARLRAGLAGLTDLGRA; encoded by the coding sequence ATGGCAGACATCGACATCAATGCCGCACGCGTACGCGCCACGGCCCACGACACCGAGTCCCTGGCCCGCCAGACGGCCAAGCGCCTCGGCCACGCACTCGACACCAGCGACGAGGTGCCCGCCTCCCACCACGGCCACGGCTGGCAGAGCCCGGCCGAGCTCAAGGCCTGCGCGCGCAAGTGGGAGGACCACATGGTGTCCCTCGCCAAGCGGATGGGCGAGCTGAGCGACAAGTTGCGGGATTCCGCGGACAGTTACGACCGCGCGGACGCCGAGGCCGAAGCGCGCCTGCGCGCCGGCCTGGCCGGTCTGACCGACCTCGGGAGGGCCTGA
- a CDS encoding WXG100 family type VII secretion target, whose translation MSGQVLVNFQTISQASQDVKSTASNVRQQLDDLEAGVKRIAASWEGSAQEGYQAKQQEWDRRAASLHQTLESIARALDTAAQNYQATESRNTSVWS comes from the coding sequence ATGTCCGGTCAGGTTCTGGTCAATTTCCAGACCATTTCCCAGGCTTCGCAGGACGTCAAGTCCACGGCCAGTAACGTCCGCCAGCAGCTCGACGACCTCGAGGCCGGCGTCAAGCGCATCGCTGCGAGCTGGGAAGGTTCGGCCCAGGAGGGCTACCAGGCCAAGCAGCAGGAGTGGGACCGTCGCGCCGCGTCCCTCCACCAGACGCTCGAGTCGATCGCCCGCGCGCTCGACACGGCCGCCCAGAACTACCAGGCGACCGAGAGCCGGAACACCAGCGTCTGGTCGTAG
- a CDS encoding WXG100-like domain-containing protein, with protein sequence MALTLPDEVAWVLDLLGYSWPDADEDKIHEAAEAWRQFATAVRDTQSGGTNSASAVLNANSGDASEGFEEAWKKFSSGGGGYLEDAAMAAEILAFALDAVAVIVVASKIAVIAQLIALAFEIAAAQAAAPVTFGLSEIGAAGATQATRLIVRRILDELKQKLIQQVTQAVEQQAVQSVKEIVLDVVKEAAVEAGKAAGQNLLQQGVQNHFGAQDGMKWGEAAVVGAGTFASETVNGAAGAIGEASGRLGPAGRVLGGAASEGLGAVGEGIGEGVHATGEGVGQGAGAAAQGIVDSTAESLPKAGDAVTEALDPSSMISSPGESAQGAVDGAVEGATGALGDAAQSGVGRLRGEQPATADEPGGGSGRTRTAEDARARSVFG encoded by the coding sequence ATGGCATTGACCCTGCCCGACGAGGTCGCATGGGTCCTCGACCTGCTCGGCTACAGCTGGCCGGACGCCGACGAGGACAAGATCCACGAAGCGGCCGAGGCGTGGCGACAGTTCGCCACAGCGGTGCGGGACACCCAGAGCGGCGGCACCAACTCCGCGAGCGCTGTACTGAACGCCAACTCCGGTGACGCGTCCGAGGGTTTCGAGGAGGCGTGGAAGAAGTTCTCGAGCGGCGGGGGCGGTTACCTCGAGGACGCCGCGATGGCCGCCGAGATCCTCGCCTTCGCGCTCGACGCGGTCGCCGTCATCGTCGTCGCCAGCAAGATCGCGGTCATCGCGCAGCTCATCGCGCTGGCCTTCGAGATCGCGGCGGCGCAGGCGGCAGCGCCGGTGACGTTCGGGCTTTCGGAGATCGGCGCGGCCGGGGCGACCCAGGCGACCCGGCTCATCGTGCGCCGCATCCTCGACGAGCTGAAGCAGAAGCTCATCCAGCAGGTGACCCAGGCCGTCGAGCAGCAAGCGGTGCAGTCGGTCAAGGAGATCGTCCTCGACGTGGTGAAGGAAGCGGCCGTCGAGGCGGGCAAGGCTGCCGGGCAGAACCTCCTCCAGCAGGGCGTGCAGAACCACTTCGGTGCGCAGGACGGAATGAAGTGGGGCGAGGCGGCCGTGGTCGGCGCGGGCACGTTCGCCTCGGAGACCGTCAACGGTGCCGCGGGCGCCATCGGCGAGGCCTCCGGGCGGCTCGGCCCGGCCGGGCGGGTGCTCGGAGGGGCCGCGAGTGAGGGGCTCGGCGCGGTCGGTGAGGGCATCGGTGAAGGTGTCCACGCGACGGGCGAGGGCGTGGGCCAGGGTGCCGGGGCGGCGGCCCAGGGCATCGTGGACAGCACCGCCGAGAGCCTGCCGAAGGCGGGCGACGCCGTTACGGAGGCGCTGGACCCGAGTTCGATGATCTCGTCGCCGGGCGAGAGTGCCCAAGGTGCGGTGGACGGAGCGGTGGAGGGTGCGACCGGGGCACTCGGGGACGCGGCTCAGAGCGGGGTCGGGCGCCTCAGAGGGGAGCAGCCGGCAACGGCGGACGAACCGGGTGGCGGCTCTGGTCGGACTCGGACCGCGGAGGACGCTCGCGCCAGATCAGTCTTCGGCTGA